Genomic window (Vigna unguiculata cultivar IT97K-499-35 chromosome 10, ASM411807v1, whole genome shotgun sequence):
CCATTTGAGTTTGAAGTcggtgatcatgtattcctcaAGGTTACCTCGACGGCAGGAATTAGAAGAGCTCTCAAGTCGAGGAAGTTGATGCCTTGATTCGTTGTTTCGTACCAGATCACGAGAAGAATTGGACAAGCAACATATGAGATAGCCTTGCCACCTCACTTTGCAAATTTGCACAAAAGTGAAGGTGATACAGGATCAGATGCGTGCAACTCAGAGTCGGCAGAAGTTCTATGCACATAAGAGGAGAAGGCCATTTGAGTTTTAAGCcggtgatcatgtattcctcaAGGTTACCCCGATGGCAGGAAAAGGGAGAACTATCAAGTCGAGGAAGTTGACGCCTCAATTCGTTGTTCCGTACCAAATCATGAGGAGAATTGGACAAGAATCATATGAGATAGCCTTGCCACCTCACTTGGCAAATCTGCACAACGTCTTCCATGTATCACAGCTAAGGAAGTACATTGCAGATCCTACTCATGTGCTGGAGGAGGGTGATGTTCAGATGCGCGAGGACCTGACGATTGGAGTTGGACTGGTGAAAATTCTagattctcaagtcaaacaactcAGAGGAAAGGAGATTCGAACGGTGAAGGTTCTCTAGGATGAGGCGACCCAGGAGATGACATGGGAGATGGAAGAGCTCATGAAGAAGGCATACCCACACCTATTCCATGGTAAGTTTAATTTTCGAGCACGAAAATTTTATAAGGTGAGGGGAATGTAAGActcatgaaatttaattaattaataaatgcgggtagtgggagcctgtGTGGCATTTAATTCTGAaaggtatgatgtggaaaagtactagctcaaatggttgagtaTACCTGATTGTGTGaagggacttgggttcaagtcctaagtatgccatttatgtgttaatttatttattatttttttaataatatgtttgatcGTGATGCGTGATAATATAAACTTAGAATtttaagaattatcatgaaacatgaattggttgaatgattATGCATTGAATTTGACATTGATATGGTTATGGGTTCGAATCTTGGTAAACACAAATTAACTTTccttttgctaaaattagttttggcatgaaggtgaaagggtagagaaaccctagttgacaatgggcagccaagggaggctaGAAATCAGCCACTAAATGGACCTTGAATGGTCATTAAACTCTATTTAATggcaattttctttttttattttatggtgATTAATCAAGGGAATTTAGAgtaagagagagaaggaaataTAGGGAGAAAAACATAGGGCAGCTTAGGGAATCATCTGAAATCGCAATTTTGAGCAAAGAGAAGctgcattccttgagttgtggctcagaatggcatcccttgagttgtggctcgggatggcggatgaagacgaggaactcttgagttgtggctcgggttggcaagTGTTACCAGTGTGAGTGTGCACGTTGTGGTGTGTACGGaagggtccagatagattgctcTCCTCAGTAATatgctgacgagtttggtagtcttgagaCGTGTTAGCTTATCCTATCTGCTTGtttttggcgatgatcgtgtatgcggtacacgagagcagatgatgttgtaggtggatctggtgaagCATAGAGTCGGAGCCGGGCTAGTCTAGGATGAAAAGATTTATCCAATGTTCTTAAGCTTAtcgttttaatttatttgtaaactttCACATTATTAGACTCTGGTTATGTATttgagttttatatatataattatgaattgaGGTGTTTTggaacaccccatttaattaataaccctaattaaaggaaatgtcacaCAAATAATATAAGAGGCAAGGTCCTGGAGTATAGACactactccttacagttatccaaaagaaacaaaaatagaaattaaggcacaccacgatgccagtaACCAAAATAGTGTAAGGGGTCGACAATATACAAAGAAGGTGTAAAAAACAAGAcaatacatgggtcatagcccACAGAGGCTacgcagcggaatcaccattttcctgttgaccacgagaagttctcgcatctgcgcacatcaataatttgatgatcatcgcaaaaaagAGAAACTACACACATTACAATCAAACAAGCACtgggtaagctagagcaaaacatgatttatcatacaattactTACAATTTCATAGTACAAGATACACacgtcaaccaatcatgttatgacttacaaacaatacactaagactcaagacacgactcatccggatacatataattagtcagattcagcagatgcttgcacttgtggtagcCTTTACTACTCTACCAAGCTAATTGTTATAGTGTTTCATTTCCCGCaagcacaaggttagcccttaaagtgTTCCAAACCTCTTGCTAGtgtcaccacttgagtcagtacgctttgtgtgagactaactaactctttagagtgtcaggatgcaatccttaccttgaatccttactaaattatataaatgaggcaccaccatgaacttccACTAACTGgtgtcatggaattatgtcctgaccaaatgaggcaccaccatgagatctcacttAGAGAGATTCATTGAATTACGCcttgaccaatgaggcaccactacGAAACTATCATGGAATTGCGTCCTAATCATACCGACATCATGTTCCACCAACCAAGTATGtaattatcatgcataccaatctcatgccaacattTATAACCAATCCTTCATTCATAATGCATACCaagatcataccaaactcattATTTCCAGCCCAAAAACCACTTAACACATGCATAGTTAACCAATTCATGCCTTAACAGGGTAATACAATCATACAAGTAATCACCAACCAAAGACAGAGGAAAGAACAGGCACAGAGCAAACCCTTGCAATAGCCTCGCTCAAGCCATGGACCCTGGCTCAACCGAAAGGGAACTTTTGCTTAAGCGACaggccctcgcttaggcgggaCTGCCAACATGGAGGTTTGCTGATTttgcgagttctcgcttaggcgaacccTTCTCACCTTAGCGAGACCacccctcgcccaaaggtgaggttcctcaCTGGGCTAAAACTACAACGACGCATCTCAAGTTCCCAcgggttctcgcttaggcgaccccctctcgcctaagtgagatgtCACCTTGCTCAAAACGAGAGccctccgcctgagcgagagctcgagtatGAACATCGGTATGTTCCTGCTAATCTCACCTAGATgagacaggctcgcttgggcgagagcaTCAGTTCTCGCTACTATTTTCCCTGCATCAGCCCCACATACAAATCCAAACAATATAACCAGGAATTCCACACATTCACGGTAGCATACAATCcataaaaaacatgaaacaaggCTGAAAACAGGTAGATTTACGGAAAGTACTAAagaccctagcttcccttacctggaaagatcTAGTACGAGACTTTGACACCAAACAATGGTGTACAACAACTCTAGGAACGGATTAAGAAGGTGGAGGGAAAACGAAGTTGAATTAGCTTGAAGATGAAGGAGGTCCAAACCCTAACAGAGAGTTGCAACTACTCTAGGAGAGAATGACGGAGACTGATTTCTGAAAATGAAGGGAATGAGTTGGGTTAGGGCAGTTTAGGGTCTTTGTctccctatgggccagccctaggcccaactgattagAGGCAGTCCAAAAATATAAGGGCAGaaaataattgggccttacataTTTCATAAAgatgtaataaagttttaaattttccgcatttttgggaaatggtattTCATTAAATgcgatttatttattattttattattttattattttaaattcataatatccgGTCGCGATGTTACAGAGGAAAacgttgaaaaaaaattaatcctaATAAACTATGAAATAAACC
Coding sequences:
- the LOC114165213 gene encoding uncharacterized protein LOC114165213 produces the protein MAGKGRTIKSRKLTPQFVVPYQIMRRIGQESYEIALPPHLANLHNVFHVSQLRKYIADPTHVLEEGDVQMREDLTIGVGLVKILDSQVKQLRGKEIRTVKVL